Proteins from a genomic interval of Nitrospina gracilis Nb-211:
- a CDS encoding MFS transporter translates to MATDRSAGYVRLLKSNRPFRNLWYAQVVSELGDWLNSIAIFALVLKVGGTGMAMATVMMAKLLPIFFVSPIAGVLIDRMDRRAIMMASDVLRFVVVLGFLMVEDQNDLWLLYSLAVVEIALAGFFEPARSAVIPSLCTRQELVTANALSGSTWSVMLALGAALGGGLVSLFGIKTAFVIDAFTFLVSAFFVSRIQFPAKAAARTQEATTGAKKENDWVEGMKYLVRQPVVGVLALLKSGLALGGGLMTLIPLYANSLFSTEAAISMATGLMYSARGLGAALGPVLVKRFFGDSTRVLQVSIFSAFFISGVGFYFLSRSFTLGTAAMSIGLVTFFGSIIWVFSSALIHLEAEDRFLGRVFSTEMALLTLVMGLSNWWVGYAIDHLGWTLSEVTVSLAAAFALPGTCWGLFLAVRRQAEKKKAVDSVCPVEPSDSKLPPSNY, encoded by the coding sequence ATGGCCACCGACCGCTCGGCCGGCTACGTCCGGTTGCTCAAATCCAACCGCCCGTTCCGCAACCTGTGGTACGCGCAGGTCGTCTCCGAGCTCGGCGACTGGCTGAACAGCATCGCCATCTTTGCGCTGGTGCTGAAAGTCGGCGGCACCGGCATGGCCATGGCCACGGTGATGATGGCCAAGCTCCTTCCGATTTTTTTCGTCAGCCCCATCGCCGGCGTGCTGATCGACCGCATGGACCGCCGCGCCATCATGATGGCTTCCGATGTGCTTCGCTTCGTCGTGGTGCTGGGCTTTCTTATGGTGGAAGACCAGAATGATCTGTGGCTGTTGTACTCGCTGGCGGTGGTGGAGATCGCACTGGCGGGTTTTTTTGAACCGGCGCGCAGTGCGGTGATCCCTTCCCTTTGCACGCGCCAGGAGTTGGTGACGGCAAATGCCCTGAGCGGCAGTACCTGGTCGGTGATGCTGGCCCTGGGCGCGGCGCTGGGCGGCGGGTTGGTCAGCCTGTTCGGCATCAAGACCGCATTCGTCATCGATGCCTTCACCTTCCTCGTGTCCGCGTTTTTCGTCTCGCGCATTCAGTTCCCGGCCAAAGCCGCCGCACGCACGCAGGAAGCAACCACGGGCGCCAAAAAAGAAAACGACTGGGTGGAGGGCATGAAGTACCTCGTGCGCCAACCGGTGGTCGGCGTGCTGGCGCTTTTGAAATCCGGGCTGGCGCTGGGCGGCGGGTTGATGACCCTCATCCCGCTCTATGCCAACAGCCTGTTCTCCACCGAAGCCGCCATCTCCATGGCCACGGGGTTGATGTACTCCGCGCGCGGGCTGGGTGCGGCGTTGGGACCCGTCCTCGTGAAACGCTTTTTCGGCGACTCCACCCGCGTCCTGCAAGTGTCTATTTTCTCCGCGTTCTTCATCAGCGGCGTCGGGTTTTATTTTCTGTCGCGATCGTTCACGCTGGGAACCGCCGCGATGAGCATCGGGCTGGTCACTTTCTTTGGTTCCATCATCTGGGTGTTCAGTTCCGCGCTCATCCACCTGGAAGCGGAGGACCGGTTTCTGGGCCGCGTGTTCAGCACGGAAATGGCCCTGCTGACATTGGTGATGGGTCTCAGCAACTGGTGGGTCGGGTATGCCATCGACCACCTTGGGTGGACCTTGAGCGAGGTGACAGTGAGTTTGGCTGCGGCGTTCGCCCTGCCGGGAACCTGCTGGGGACTGTTCCTTGCGGTGCGCCGCCAGGCCGAGAAAAAGAAAGCGGTGGATTCCGTCTGCCCGGTGGAGCCGAGCGATTCCAAACTGCCGCCGTCGAATTACTGA
- a CDS encoding cytidylate kinase-like family protein, translating into MSATLPESIAEKIIEDKIQEWEAKKTGRARTAMAIGAFPFIAISRDYGCLEEKLIPLFEKTFQWKVYGRNLLDHIASRDALSRSFIETLDEHHANQLDQWIHYLISSGALRSDEYMVKLSKLMKVIVTHESAIFIGRGAHYILADKPHGVFVKLTAPFTYRAAHIARLKNLSQSEAESQVRCIDRERQEFIHHHFKQDIEDASHFDLSLNTQTIPAEKVCQLVARVLEIKTSAVL; encoded by the coding sequence ATGTCTGCCACCTTGCCGGAGTCCATAGCAGAAAAAATCATTGAGGACAAAATTCAGGAATGGGAAGCCAAAAAAACCGGCCGGGCGCGCACGGCAATGGCCATCGGAGCTTTCCCCTTCATTGCCATTTCACGGGACTACGGATGCCTGGAAGAAAAACTGATTCCCCTCTTCGAAAAAACGTTTCAGTGGAAGGTTTACGGGCGCAACCTGCTGGACCACATCGCCAGCCGCGACGCCCTGAGCCGCAGTTTCATCGAAACCCTCGACGAACACCATGCCAACCAACTGGACCAGTGGATCCATTACCTCATCTCTTCAGGGGCATTGCGTTCGGACGAATACATGGTGAAGCTGTCGAAACTGATGAAGGTGATCGTCACCCACGAAAGCGCGATCTTCATCGGCCGCGGCGCGCATTATATCCTCGCCGACAAACCGCACGGCGTGTTCGTGAAACTCACCGCGCCCTTCACCTACCGCGCGGCGCACATCGCCCGCCTGAAAAACCTTTCGCAATCCGAGGCGGAATCGCAGGTGCGGTGCATCGACCGCGAACGGCAGGAATTCATCCACCATCATTTCAAGCAGGACATCGAAGACGCGTCGCATTTCGACCTGTCGCTCAACACGCAGACGATCCCCGCGGAAAAGGTGTGCCAGCTGGTGGCGCGCGTGCTGGAGATCAAGACTTCCGCCGTGCTGTAA
- a CDS encoding sterol desaturase family protein codes for MNVDQIRFAIFLGVFVFLLGLEWMIPRHPTVDSKLRRLGINLGLTGVNIVLVKLFLSTAAVGTAAFAAERGWGLFNFLDWPVWIEVVLTVVFFDFMIYLQHVVVHMIPFFWRFHIVHHSDLDLDVSSALRFHPVEILGSMLFKMGLVLAIGPSVLAVILFEAVLNGMAQFTHSNIYLPEPLDRALRRLIVTPDMHRIHHSEVMRETNSNYGFNLSIWDRMLGTYIADAQKAQPEIVIGVPQYKRPEQLTFRRVVMLPLSAAPQGAPPRPSP; via the coding sequence ATGAACGTCGATCAAATCCGCTTTGCCATTTTTCTGGGAGTGTTCGTGTTCCTGCTCGGACTGGAGTGGATGATTCCGCGCCACCCGACGGTGGATTCCAAGCTGAGGCGGCTGGGCATCAACCTCGGCCTGACGGGGGTGAACATCGTCCTGGTGAAGCTGTTTCTCAGCACCGCCGCCGTGGGCACGGCCGCCTTCGCCGCCGAACGCGGATGGGGCTTGTTCAATTTTCTGGACTGGCCCGTGTGGATCGAGGTTGTTCTCACCGTCGTGTTCTTCGATTTCATGATCTACCTGCAACACGTCGTGGTGCACATGATTCCCTTCTTCTGGCGGTTCCACATCGTGCACCATTCCGATCTGGATTTGGACGTGTCGTCCGCCCTGCGGTTTCATCCGGTGGAAATTCTGGGGTCGATGCTGTTCAAGATGGGGCTGGTGCTGGCGATCGGGCCGTCGGTGCTGGCGGTGATCCTCTTTGAAGCGGTGCTGAACGGCATGGCGCAGTTCACTCATTCCAATATTTACCTGCCGGAGCCGCTGGACCGCGCACTTCGCCGCCTGATCGTGACGCCGGACATGCACCGCATTCATCATTCGGAAGTGATGCGGGAGACCAACTCCAACTACGGCTTCAACCTTTCCATCTGGGACCGCATGCTGGGAACGTACATCGCCGATGCACAGAAAGCCCAGCCGGAGATCGTGATCGGGGTACCGCAATACAAGCGGCCGGAGCAGTTGACCTTCCGCCGGGTGGTGATGCTCCCGCTGTCCGCCGCCCCGCAGGGCGCGCCGCCCCGGCCCTCACCGTGA
- a CDS encoding Hsp20/alpha crystallin family protein: protein MTKIVSYKPKTYMDKFFEDADWFGQMNPWAPLWEPVSKAQESLRCNIEEKEDRYILTAAVPGWKQEEIDVGIHDGYLTIKGNHQSESKTEDEKYHLREFSHTRFERSFTLGDGIDPEKVEAKLEHGVLTVMLPKKEDMKPRSVKVQVNNA from the coding sequence ATGACCAAGATTGTGAGTTACAAACCCAAAACCTACATGGACAAGTTTTTTGAAGATGCCGACTGGTTCGGCCAGATGAACCCGTGGGCTCCGTTGTGGGAACCCGTCTCCAAGGCGCAGGAATCCCTGCGTTGCAACATCGAGGAAAAAGAAGACCGTTATATCCTGACTGCGGCCGTTCCGGGCTGGAAGCAGGAGGAAATCGATGTCGGTATCCACGATGGTTATCTGACCATCAAGGGCAACCACCAATCGGAGAGCAAAACCGAAGATGAGAAGTATCACCTGAGGGAGTTCAGCCACACCAGGTTTGAACGTTCCTTCACTCTGGGCGATGGCATCGACCCCGAGAAGGTCGAGGCCAAGCTGGAGCACGGCGTGTTGACCGTCATGCTTCCGAAAAAGGAAGATATGAAGCCGCGCTCGGTAAAAGTTCAGGTCAACAACGCGTAA
- a CDS encoding helix-turn-helix domain-containing protein: MGFTDAFNRIRLETDLQTQEQLARFLEIRQSSVSGAKKRGRFPTAWAEKISRHYNLRYEWIMEGHEPKRLVPGMTPGEIQQLVDRFWWVLLHASDAGRTRVKEAVETAYREVRESR; encoded by the coding sequence ATGGGATTCACAGACGCGTTCAACCGCATCCGCCTCGAAACCGACTTGCAGACGCAGGAACAACTGGCGCGGTTTCTCGAAATCCGGCAAAGCTCCGTCTCCGGCGCCAAAAAACGGGGGCGCTTCCCCACCGCCTGGGCGGAAAAAATCAGCCGCCATTACAACCTGCGCTATGAATGGATCATGGAAGGTCACGAGCCCAAGCGGCTGGTGCCGGGCATGACCCCGGGTGAGATCCAGCAGTTGGTGGATCGGTTCTGGTGGGTTCTGCTTCATGCCTCCGACGCCGGGCGCACCCGGGTGAAAGAAGCGGTGGAAACGGCTTACCGCGAAGTCCGTGAAAGCAGGTGA